One segment of Rosa chinensis cultivar Old Blush chromosome 6, RchiOBHm-V2, whole genome shotgun sequence DNA contains the following:
- the LOC112171101 gene encoding uncharacterized protein LOC112171101, with the protein MTNNLAESFNNWVLPLKSLPILDINDGIRVKSMASIAAWKQDAQEWFSELCPVIEKKLKENLEVGRHWRVSRSNTYVYEVHCQKYNSMVNVETRFCSCGEWQLYGFPCSHALVVIQQHGSSPYLYVNELYKVEKYRETYCFPINPLPSISKQVHDFGRDAVILQPSLTRRPPGRPRKKRFRKRSEQTRVIKCGRCGKCDGHNRKSCTAPI; encoded by the coding sequence ATGACAAATAACTTGGctgagtctttcaataattgggTGTTGCCTTTGAAGAGTCTTCCTATTCTTGATATTAATGATGGGATTAGAGTGAAGTCCATGGCTTCAATTGCTGCTTGGAAGCAGGATGCTCAGGAATGGTTCTCTGAGTTGTGCCCGGTGATTGAAAAGAAGCTGAAGGAGAATTTGGAAGTCGGAAGGCATTGGAGAGTGAGCAGGTCTAATACCTATGTGTATGAAGTTCACTGCCAGAAGTACAATAGCATGGTAAATGTGGAAACTCGCTTTTGTTCGTGTGGAGAATGGCAGCTGTATGGCTTCCCATGTTCCCATGCCCTTGTAGTGATCCAACAACATGGTTCTTCCCCGTATTTATATGTTAATGAGCTGTACAAGGTGGAGAAATATCGAGAAACTTATTGTTTCCCAATTAATCCTCTTCCCTCTATTTCGAAGCAAGTGCATGATTTTGGTAGAGATGCGGTGATATTGCAGCCTTCTTTGACTAGAAGACCACCGGGAAGGCCTAGAAAGAAGAGGTTCAGAAAAAGGAGCGAGCAAACTAGGGTGATCAAGTGTGGTAGGTGCGGAAAATGTGATGGTCACAACAGAAAGAGTTGTACAGCTCCGATATAG
- the LOC121049985 gene encoding uncharacterized protein LOC121049985, with translation MDTSYIVKFIYSGEAATVPLLHNWSFVDLCNSIRSRFPDLIQGNFMLSESVVSNTVCEDSSTMLEENDYLGCYRAEAPKSYMTKGWESYIHSEGQKFEGGVVEFRDKLRKYAIEIGFSYEFVRNDKVRVIAQCSKKHSQGCNWLVKAHLCRDNGFFMIKRLVNVHTCHGVIRLQKSKMMGSKVVKSIVLDKIRANPNKKPIDIADEIKSDYGLDVPYRLYPVAYAIVDSENESNWRFFLEVLAEEFTKHPMRRVTFISDRHVGLVSAFPRVFPNNPHGFCFRHLMANLSDKFPAGSYLKDQIPYLFMCCAYSRTPEMYEFNMEILRSEGGDIVA, from the exons ATGGATACTAGCTATATTGTCAAGTTTATTTATTCTGGTGAAGCAGCGACAGTTCCATTGTTGCATAATTGGTCGTTTGTTGACCTATGCAATTCAATACGCTCTCGTTTTCCGGATTTGATTCAAGGAAATTTCATGTTGAG TGAAAGCGTGGTGAGTAATACAGTGTGTGAGGATTCTAGTACCATGCTTGAGGAGAATGATTATTTGGGGTGTTATAGGGCAGAGGCACCGAAGAGTTATATGACGAAAGGTTGGGAGAGTTATATTCATTCTGAAGGCCAAAAGTTTGAGGGTGGGGTTGTTGAGTTTAGAGATAAGCTGCGTAAGTATGCCATAGAAATTGGTTTTTCATATGAGTTTGTTAGAAATGACAAGGTTCGTGTTATTGCTCAGTGTTCTAAGAAACATTCTCAGGGTTGCAATTGGCTTGTGAAGGCTCATTTATGCAGGGATAATGGATTCTTTATGATTAAAAGGTTGGTTAATGTTCACACTTGTCATGGTGTGATTCGTTTGCAGAAGAGTAAGATGATGGGATCCAAGGTTGTCAAGTCTATTGTGCTTGATAAGATTCGTGCCAATCCAAACAAAAAGCCAATTGATATAGCTGATGAGATCAAGAGTGATTATGGTTTGGATGTTCCTTATC gCTTGTATCCAGTTGCTTATGCTATTGTGGATTCTGAAAATGAGAGTAATTGGAGATTTTTTCTTGAGGTTTTGGCTGAAGAGTTTACAAAACACCCTATGAGGAGGGTGACGTTCATTTCTGATCGTCATGTTGGGCTTGTTAGTGCTTTCCCTAGGGTGTTTCCCAATAATCCACATGGGTTTTGTTTTAGACATCTGATGGCTAACCTTTCTGACAAATTTCCAGCTGGTTCTTACCTTAAGGATCAGATTCCTTACTTGTTTATGTGTTGTGCTTATTCTCGCACACCGGAGATGTATGAGTTCAACATGGAAATCTTGAGGAGTGAAGGTGGCGACATAGTTGCTTAA